From Spirosoma aerolatum, one genomic window encodes:
- a CDS encoding PD-(D/E)XK nuclease family protein translates to MTFLQQTAQRIFETHGPSLSDVWVILPTRRAVSVFLDELASLSDRPFLAPHALAVDDFITHAAGVQLIDSVSLLFELFEVFKVIDPQVEFEQFIGWASVLLADFDRIDQYLIDTQELFSYLTAAKALERWQVDHPSSAKPIVETPGTSRYFRLFENLHSAYTSLHNRLSEQRLAYRGMAYRILAQQVDTLIRDNLAYERIYFVGFNALSRAEEQIIRVLIDAKKAELIWDADQYYVADWRQEAGEFLRRYRDNGWFFSKQNREDLAQLSNNLLNTEKNIRVVGVPNASMQAKVAGKIYSDWQENSKTVARGKTAIVLADETLLIPVLYALDENVTDLNVTMGLSLRSSLLFTLIDTLFEMQRTVHEFRSKDGPNGRLFKYHHRHVVKLLNHPFVKQYERIKGLMWPGDVLESGEELPPEPLFQWMAKEIVQNQRVYLTENELRMLGQNDPLVQVLFARWPENEPMRAVQIFYELIERLRDVYRVSQDAIEIEYLYLFFTLLKQLEATLEQQMADGRGQGQKGQASSQATVTVRSFRTFLYELIRQTSIPFTSEGKSQLQIMGMLETRALDFDRVIILSVNEGVLPQARRLNSLIPFDIAAELKLPTYREQEAVMAYHFYRLLQRASDIVLLHTTSTDAYGSSKGEPSRFIRQIEHELVPGSQGRIKLSYPTVRFGKAGSNTVADLTDLRVPKTAAIRKQLITLLTTRGLYPSYLNQFISCSMRFYFSRIVNIAEEDDIEEKMGAAEFGSWLHMVLERLDKEYRLKSLPIDEAIIKHLLEEEFAKSMKGRVIESGMNLLLYELAQKLMLDFQREQSKLTGLTVIATEQTLETYLDVPLEKGVSIRVRIAGKVDRIEQYGGQIRIVDYKTGRVDLADKTPPDLTEKLLKDGREEKMRQLWMYRYLALKNISQWGGLPRDKAKNDVFLTGGLPVEAGFYSFRDLNGGFKTNPVRFGANDDPNQYIADSEAILQQLIRQILDLSEPFRKTDRLETCQYCDFKGICGR, encoded by the coding sequence ATGACATTTCTTCAGCAAACGGCCCAACGAATTTTTGAAACCCACGGCCCCAGCCTGAGCGATGTTTGGGTGATTTTGCCTACCCGTAGGGCTGTTTCCGTTTTTCTGGACGAACTGGCATCGCTATCCGATCGCCCATTTCTGGCCCCTCATGCCTTGGCGGTCGACGATTTTATTACGCACGCAGCCGGGGTTCAGTTGATCGATTCGGTAAGTCTGTTGTTCGAACTCTTCGAGGTATTCAAAGTGATTGATCCACAGGTTGAGTTTGAGCAATTTATTGGCTGGGCCTCCGTACTATTAGCTGATTTCGATCGGATCGATCAGTACCTGATTGATACTCAGGAGTTATTTAGCTATTTGACGGCGGCTAAAGCACTTGAACGCTGGCAGGTCGATCATCCATCATCGGCAAAACCTATTGTCGAAACACCGGGTACATCCCGTTATTTCCGGCTGTTTGAGAATCTGCATAGTGCCTATACCAGTCTCCACAATCGATTGAGCGAGCAGCGATTGGCTTACCGGGGAATGGCTTATCGAATTCTGGCGCAACAGGTTGACACGCTGATTCGTGATAACCTGGCGTATGAGCGGATCTATTTTGTTGGATTCAACGCGCTTAGCCGGGCCGAGGAGCAAATAATACGGGTGCTGATCGATGCTAAAAAAGCTGAATTGATCTGGGATGCTGATCAATATTATGTAGCCGACTGGCGGCAGGAGGCCGGGGAATTTCTGAGACGATACCGGGATAATGGTTGGTTTTTCTCAAAACAGAACCGCGAAGATTTAGCCCAGCTATCAAATAATCTGCTCAATACCGAAAAAAATATTCGGGTAGTAGGCGTGCCGAACGCCAGTATGCAGGCGAAAGTAGCCGGAAAAATTTACAGCGACTGGCAGGAGAACAGCAAGACGGTGGCCAGGGGGAAAACCGCTATTGTGCTGGCCGATGAAACCCTGTTGATTCCGGTATTGTATGCGCTGGACGAAAATGTGACAGATCTGAACGTAACGATGGGGTTATCGCTACGTTCGTCCTTACTCTTTACCCTAATCGATACGCTGTTTGAAATGCAGAGGACGGTGCATGAGTTTCGGTCGAAAGATGGCCCGAATGGACGATTGTTTAAGTACCACCATCGGCATGTGGTGAAGTTGCTTAATCATCCGTTCGTGAAGCAGTACGAGCGCATCAAAGGGCTGATGTGGCCGGGCGACGTACTCGAATCGGGTGAAGAACTGCCACCGGAACCCTTGTTTCAGTGGATGGCTAAAGAAATTGTTCAGAACCAGCGGGTGTATCTGACTGAGAACGAACTCCGAATGCTGGGCCAGAACGACCCACTCGTGCAGGTCTTGTTTGCGCGATGGCCCGAAAACGAACCCATGCGGGCTGTCCAAATTTTTTACGAGCTGATCGAACGCCTTCGGGATGTTTATCGGGTCAGTCAGGATGCCATCGAAATCGAATACCTGTATCTGTTTTTTACCTTGCTCAAGCAACTCGAAGCTACACTCGAACAACAGATGGCAGATGGAAGAGGGCAGGGGCAGAAAGGGCAGGCTTCATCACAGGCTACGGTTACCGTGCGAAGTTTTCGTACGTTTTTGTATGAGTTGATTCGACAGACTAGTATTCCATTTACCAGCGAAGGCAAGAGTCAGTTGCAGATCATGGGTATGCTCGAAACGCGGGCACTTGACTTCGACCGGGTAATTATTTTGTCGGTCAATGAAGGAGTTTTACCCCAGGCCCGTCGACTGAACTCTCTGATTCCGTTCGATATAGCTGCCGAACTAAAACTGCCGACCTATCGGGAGCAGGAAGCCGTAATGGCCTATCACTTTTACCGACTGCTCCAGCGAGCCAGCGACATTGTACTGCTACATACCACATCGACGGATGCCTATGGAAGTAGCAAAGGTGAGCCAAGCCGATTTATCCGACAGATCGAGCATGAACTTGTTCCTGGCTCCCAGGGCCGTATAAAGTTAAGTTACCCAACGGTTCGTTTTGGTAAGGCTGGGAGTAATACCGTAGCCGATCTGACCGATTTGCGCGTTCCTAAAACGGCTGCCATTCGCAAACAGCTTATCACCCTGCTCACAACGAGGGGCTTATATCCATCCTATCTGAACCAGTTCATTAGCTGCTCCATGCGGTTCTACTTTAGCCGGATTGTAAATATTGCGGAAGAAGACGATATCGAAGAAAAGATGGGGGCGGCTGAGTTTGGAAGCTGGCTGCACATGGTGCTGGAACGGCTGGACAAAGAATACCGACTAAAATCCTTACCCATTGATGAGGCCATAATCAAGCATTTGCTGGAAGAGGAATTTGCTAAATCGATGAAAGGCCGGGTGATCGAATCGGGTATGAATCTGCTGCTGTATGAACTGGCCCAGAAGCTCATGCTTGATTTTCAGCGTGAACAAAGCAAACTGACTGGCCTGACGGTGATCGCTACTGAACAAACGCTGGAAACCTACCTGGATGTACCACTTGAAAAGGGCGTGTCTATTCGGGTACGCATTGCCGGTAAGGTTGACCGGATTGAGCAGTATGGTGGCCAGATTCGGATTGTCGATTATAAAACCGGTCGCGTTGATCTGGCTGATAAAACCCCTCCCGACTTAACCGAAAAGCTACTGAAAGACGGGCGCGAGGAAAAAATGCGTCAGTTGTGGATGTATCGGTATCTGGCACTCAAAAATATCAGTCAATGGGGTGGGTTGCCCCGTGATAAAGCGAAGAACGACGTATTTCTGACGGGTGGATTGCCCGTTGAAGCTGGGTTTTATTCGTTCCGTGATTTGAATGGCGGTTTTAAAACCAACCCGGTCCGATTTGGGGCGAACGACGATCCCAATCAGTACATTGCCGATTCGGAAGCCATTTTGCAGCAACTCATTCGGCAGATTCTGGACCTAAGTGAGCCATTCCGAAAAACGGATCGGCTAGAAACCTGCCAATACTGTGACTTTAAAGGCATTTGTGGACGGTAG
- a CDS encoding TolC family protein has translation MNGGMYMRIRTLLITSIRYGFYWLFIYVCSYEALAQKSWTLTECLSFAQKNNPQIQQASLLQNRSLLQRQQAKNQFLPTLDARVRSAGNWGFIIDPSTNLLSNQFNFGNQASINLNLDLFNGLSNVNRLKLRNQEVTTANYGYEVSVNDVIIDVTYAYLQILLAHEQLKSSKIRSGYLNRQQQKIQASFSKGILNKGDLLTIQSLVAAEELMAVYAETNIEKATFTLMNVMGMPLNEAITVDTVRVPDNWQMTKLTLDELLNTSTATLPDLKAADSKVQTAYYLWQSERAIYLPALTFTAQIATRTSNYKPERFNQQLRTNLNQQVGLSLYLPIFNRLMLRNIDQIARLDMTASKLAYQQVDRELRGKIVNAFLDYKAAARKYQALLTQYEAVREAYRYAERTLELGSIDAIAFGVTRSQLVLAQSELLQAKYDSFFKQKVLDFYQGKPLFF, from the coding sequence ATGAATGGCGGTATGTATATGCGCATCAGGACCTTATTAATTACATCGATCAGATACGGCTTCTATTGGTTATTCATCTATGTATGCAGTTATGAAGCTTTGGCACAGAAAAGCTGGACATTAACGGAATGTTTGTCATTTGCGCAAAAAAATAATCCGCAGATTCAACAGGCAAGTTTGCTCCAGAACAGAAGCCTTTTGCAACGACAACAGGCAAAAAACCAGTTTTTGCCAACGCTCGATGCTCGGGTCCGCTCAGCCGGAAACTGGGGGTTTATTATTGACCCATCGACTAATTTATTGTCAAATCAGTTCAATTTCGGTAATCAGGCCTCAATTAACCTAAACCTTGATTTATTTAATGGGCTTTCGAATGTGAATCGACTCAAACTTCGCAATCAGGAAGTAACTACAGCCAATTATGGATATGAGGTAAGTGTTAATGACGTTATTATAGACGTTACTTATGCTTATCTGCAAATTTTGTTAGCTCATGAACAATTAAAAAGCTCAAAAATACGGTCAGGTTATCTGAACAGGCAGCAGCAAAAAATACAGGCTTCGTTTAGTAAAGGCATATTGAATAAGGGCGACCTGCTTACTATACAATCACTGGTTGCTGCTGAAGAGCTGATGGCTGTTTATGCGGAAACCAATATTGAGAAGGCAACTTTCACATTAATGAATGTAATGGGTATGCCGCTCAACGAAGCCATTACGGTCGATACTGTTCGTGTTCCCGATAACTGGCAGATGACGAAACTTACCCTTGACGAATTATTAAATACATCAACCGCTACGTTGCCCGATCTGAAAGCGGCTGATTCGAAAGTGCAGACAGCCTATTATTTGTGGCAGTCGGAGCGGGCTATTTACCTGCCTGCGCTGACATTTACGGCACAGATTGCTACCCGAACGTCGAATTATAAACCGGAGCGCTTCAACCAGCAATTACGTACCAATCTGAATCAACAAGTGGGTTTGTCGTTATACCTTCCTATTTTCAATCGGCTAATGCTGCGAAACATTGACCAGATAGCCAGGCTCGATATGACGGCCTCTAAGTTGGCCTACCAGCAGGTTGACCGGGAACTCAGGGGGAAAATAGTCAATGCGTTTCTGGATTATAAAGCGGCAGCACGGAAATATCAGGCATTATTGACTCAGTATGAAGCAGTGCGTGAAGCGTACCGATATGCTGAACGAACCTTGGAACTGGGAAGTATTGATGCGATTGCTTTTGGCGTTACTCGGAGCCAATTGGTCCTGGCGCAGTCAGAATTGTTGCAGGCTAAATACGATAGTTTTTTTAAGCAGAAAGTACTGGACTTTTATCAGGGTAAACCCTTGTTTTTTTAG
- a CDS encoding sialate O-acetylesterase, with protein sequence MKRFALWFCLANSLISQTSFADVRLPNVFGSHMVLQRRKSIPIWGWADPSEKVILMFNGQTKTGKADKEGKWTLRLDPMEAGGPYQLVIKGKQNTVSYDDVLLGEVWVCSGQSNMEWPLRAAANAKTEIPLANYPNIRQLLVKKDISLTPKDNIEGSWDICTPETAPSFTAVGYFFAKQLQKELNVPVGLINTSWGGTHSETWTSREALNQNDELRLVASKLPATYEEVIKSGSERTQKLVASQQGGLPTAAEIRTWPDPALSTSQWKWMNVLGDWEWKGLPTLDGVVWFRREVMIPEGSNLKRMTLQFGPIDDQDSTYINGQLVGSGKGTSPRSYPVPDGLLKPGRNVIAVRVQDTGGAGGFMGEAEQLRLAGESVLVPLAGSWQYRIASVSESSYKPGPNTYATQLFNAMLKPLIPYAIAGTIWYQGESNASRAYQYRESFPLMIQDWRKHWGYDFPFLFVQLASFNASNGDSRKGSTWAELREAQTMTLQLPNTGMAVTADIGERSDIHPKNKEDVGKRLAAEAMRIAYQKPGVSAGPIFDKLTVNGNTATIGFQNVGSGLSVKDKYGYLKGFEIAGADQKFYFAKADIQGNTVVVHADSVTTPVAVRYGWADDNGDVNLYNREGFPAIPFRTDTWKGITEAAKFGEP encoded by the coding sequence ATGAAACGTTTCGCTTTGTGGTTCTGCCTTGCGAATAGTCTTATTAGTCAGACCTCCTTTGCTGATGTCCGATTACCAAATGTATTTGGCTCGCATATGGTGCTCCAGCGCCGAAAGTCCATACCCATCTGGGGCTGGGCCGACCCCTCTGAAAAAGTCATCCTGATGTTCAACGGGCAGACAAAAACGGGTAAAGCCGACAAAGAAGGTAAGTGGACGCTTAGGCTTGATCCAATGGAGGCTGGTGGGCCTTACCAACTGGTTATAAAGGGAAAGCAAAATACGGTTTCCTACGATGATGTGCTACTGGGTGAAGTGTGGGTGTGTTCGGGGCAGTCGAATATGGAATGGCCACTGCGAGCTGCTGCCAATGCAAAGACCGAAATCCCTCTAGCCAACTATCCGAACATTCGCCAACTGCTGGTCAAGAAAGATATTAGCCTAACGCCTAAAGATAATATCGAAGGGAGCTGGGATATCTGCACACCTGAAACCGCCCCCAGCTTTACAGCCGTTGGTTATTTTTTTGCCAAACAGCTTCAAAAAGAACTGAACGTGCCTGTTGGTCTGATCAATACATCCTGGGGTGGTACGCATTCCGAAACCTGGACTAGTCGGGAGGCTCTTAATCAGAATGATGAATTACGACTGGTCGCCAGCAAGTTACCCGCTACCTATGAAGAGGTGATAAAAAGCGGTTCCGAACGAACGCAGAAACTCGTAGCCTCTCAACAGGGTGGCTTGCCAACGGCTGCTGAAATTCGGACTTGGCCCGATCCCGCTTTGAGTACGTCACAATGGAAATGGATGAATGTGCTGGGGGACTGGGAATGGAAAGGCTTGCCGACACTGGATGGGGTTGTCTGGTTTCGTCGGGAGGTTATGATTCCCGAAGGGAGCAACCTGAAACGAATGACGCTCCAATTTGGCCCCATCGACGATCAGGATTCTACGTACATAAACGGTCAACTGGTTGGGTCGGGCAAAGGGACGTCGCCGAGGTCGTATCCAGTACCAGATGGATTGTTGAAGCCCGGTCGAAATGTGATTGCCGTACGCGTGCAGGATACGGGTGGAGCAGGTGGTTTTATGGGAGAAGCCGAACAGCTACGACTAGCCGGGGAGTCGGTATTGGTCCCATTGGCAGGAAGCTGGCAATACCGAATTGCCTCCGTAAGTGAATCGTCTTATAAACCAGGCCCTAATACCTACGCAACCCAGTTGTTCAATGCCATGTTGAAACCATTGATTCCTTACGCCATTGCCGGAACAATCTGGTATCAGGGGGAGTCGAACGCAAGTCGAGCCTATCAATATCGTGAATCGTTCCCACTGATGATTCAGGACTGGCGGAAGCATTGGGGTTATGATTTCCCGTTTCTGTTTGTACAGTTAGCCAGCTTTAACGCGTCGAATGGGGATAGCCGGAAAGGAAGCACCTGGGCTGAACTCCGCGAAGCACAGACCATGACGCTCCAGTTGCCGAATACGGGTATGGCCGTAACGGCCGATATTGGCGAACGATCCGATATTCACCCGAAAAATAAGGAAGATGTGGGTAAGCGATTAGCAGCCGAAGCCATGCGAATTGCCTATCAAAAGCCCGGGGTGAGCGCGGGGCCTATATTCGATAAGCTTACGGTGAATGGGAACACGGCTACAATAGGCTTTCAAAATGTAGGTTCTGGACTATCGGTAAAAGATAAGTACGGTTATCTGAAAGGATTTGAAATTGCTGGCGCCGATCAGAAGTTCTATTTTGCAAAAGCCGATATCCAAGGAAATACAGTGGTCGTACATGCCGATTCGGTTACGACGCCTGTCGCTGTCCGATACGGCTGGGCCGACGACAACGGTGATGTGAACCTGTATAATCGGGAAGGTTTTCCGGCAATACCCTTTCGGACCGATACCTGGAAAGGAATAACCGAAGCTGCTAAATTTGGAGAACCGTAA
- a CDS encoding acyl-CoA dehydrogenase, with protein sequence MATTYFSKRNLQFLLYEVFKADELTKYDYFSAHDRETFNLVLDSATYIADTLMYPYLKEVDKNQPELKDGKVRVHPQIKEYLKAMGEAGLIGAGFSFEHGGQQLPEMISSCVGFIVMAANNGMMYTGLTSGSAHLITSFGSPELIEAYVPNLLSGTWQGTMALTEPQAGSSLSDVITTATPLPDDESKVSHAGAYKIKGQKVFISAGDHDATENIIHLMLARIDGAPKGTKGISLFVVPKYRKDEQGNFVDNDVTSTGVYHKMGQKGVPAMHLTMGSNDDTIGYLVGQPNQGLSYMFQMMNEARIGVGMTATAIATAAYYAALQYAKERPQSRRLNEKNHLDAPQTAIINHPDVRRMLLFQKAVTEGSLSLLLEAARLYDLHEVTEGEEKENTFLLLDLLMPVAKSYPSEMGVQSVSQSLQTFGGYGYTEDFPVEQLYRDIRITPIYEGTTGIQAQDLLGRKMTMKGGKAPQLLFAEISKTIGTASTYDDLKPYADSLTTELKRTQEVLTSLMPYAQQGNIERYLSDATLFLEFFGIVVVAWQWLKQAIVAKQALLTQNPEGDELAFYEGKIHTMKYFFHYEVPKTLGLAVRLKDPEVLTIVTEKELAL encoded by the coding sequence ATGGCAACTACTTATTTTAGTAAGCGAAATCTGCAATTTCTGCTCTATGAAGTATTTAAAGCAGACGAACTAACGAAATACGATTATTTCAGTGCCCACGACCGGGAAACGTTTAACCTCGTTCTGGATTCGGCGACCTACATTGCCGATACACTGATGTACCCCTACCTGAAAGAAGTCGATAAGAATCAGCCTGAACTTAAAGACGGCAAGGTACGGGTACACCCGCAAATAAAGGAGTACCTCAAAGCAATGGGTGAAGCGGGTCTGATTGGCGCTGGGTTCTCCTTCGAGCACGGTGGTCAGCAACTGCCCGAAATGATCAGTTCGTGCGTCGGCTTTATTGTGATGGCTGCCAACAACGGTATGATGTATACCGGTCTTACATCCGGCTCGGCTCACCTGATCACATCATTTGGATCGCCCGAGTTAATTGAGGCCTACGTACCTAATCTGCTTTCGGGCACCTGGCAGGGAACTATGGCACTTACAGAACCGCAGGCCGGGTCGTCACTGTCGGATGTGATCACAACAGCGACTCCACTGCCCGATGACGAATCCAAAGTAAGCCATGCAGGAGCCTATAAAATCAAGGGACAGAAAGTGTTTATATCGGCGGGCGACCACGATGCCACCGAAAACATCATTCACCTGATGCTGGCCCGGATCGATGGAGCGCCCAAAGGGACTAAAGGCATTTCTCTGTTTGTTGTTCCTAAGTATCGCAAAGACGAACAGGGGAACTTTGTCGACAACGATGTTACCTCAACCGGAGTATATCACAAAATGGGGCAGAAAGGCGTTCCGGCCATGCACCTGACGATGGGGTCGAACGATGATACCATCGGCTATCTGGTCGGGCAACCTAACCAGGGTTTGTCTTACATGTTCCAGATGATGAATGAAGCTCGTATAGGCGTTGGAATGACCGCTACTGCCATAGCTACAGCTGCCTATTATGCGGCTCTCCAATACGCGAAAGAGCGTCCGCAAAGCCGTCGTCTGAACGAGAAAAATCACCTGGATGCCCCCCAAACAGCTATTATCAATCACCCCGATGTACGCCGGATGTTGCTGTTTCAGAAAGCTGTTACCGAAGGATCGCTGTCGTTACTGCTCGAAGCTGCCCGATTATATGATCTCCATGAAGTAACGGAAGGCGAAGAGAAAGAGAACACGTTTTTGCTACTTGATCTGCTGATGCCCGTTGCGAAATCGTATCCATCCGAAATGGGTGTTCAGTCGGTCAGCCAGAGCCTACAAACCTTTGGCGGTTACGGCTATACTGAAGACTTCCCGGTAGAGCAACTTTACCGCGACATTCGTATCACGCCCATCTATGAAGGGACAACGGGTATTCAGGCGCAGGATTTGCTTGGCCGGAAGATGACCATGAAAGGCGGCAAAGCACCCCAATTGCTCTTCGCTGAAATCAGTAAAACGATAGGTACTGCCAGCACCTACGATGACCTGAAACCCTACGCCGACAGCCTGACAACCGAACTCAAACGCACCCAGGAGGTATTAACCAGCCTAATGCCCTATGCCCAACAGGGGAACATTGAGCGGTATTTGTCGGATGCCACTTTGTTCCTTGAGTTCTTTGGGATTGTGGTGGTGGCCTGGCAGTGGCTCAAACAGGCCATAGTTGCCAAACAGGCTTTACTGACCCAAAATCCTGAAGGCGACGAACTAGCCTTTTATGAAGGAAAGATTCATACAATGAAATATTTTTTTCACTACGAAGTACCCAAAACGTTGGGACTAGCCGTTCGGTTGAAAGACCCCGAAGTGCTGACAATAGTCACGGAAAAAGAACTAGCCCTGTAA
- the miaE gene encoding tRNA-(ms[2]io[6]A)-hydroxylase has protein sequence MSLTTLGLELPTDPRWVNIAEMNIGDILIDHAYCEQKAASSCISLIVQYSDKTELVETLTPVVAEEWGHFQRVLKELRKRNIPLGRQRKDEYVNQLRSRLRRPIGDQKEQLMDNLLINALIEARSCERFKLLSEHIADEGLQKFYRELMISEAGHYRNFIDLAETYLPAERVRQRWKEFLAVEADIMANLDVRGDRMH, from the coding sequence ATGTCGCTGACGACTTTAGGGCTTGAATTACCAACCGATCCGCGTTGGGTCAACATCGCCGAAATGAATATTGGCGATATCCTGATTGATCATGCTTACTGTGAACAGAAAGCCGCATCCTCGTGTATCTCGTTGATTGTTCAGTATTCAGATAAAACAGAACTGGTCGAAACCCTGACGCCCGTGGTGGCAGAAGAGTGGGGGCATTTTCAGCGTGTGCTGAAAGAACTTCGTAAACGGAACATTCCACTTGGCCGTCAACGTAAAGATGAGTACGTCAATCAACTTCGCAGCCGACTTCGCCGACCCATTGGCGATCAGAAGGAGCAGTTGATGGATAATCTGTTGATCAATGCGCTCATCGAAGCCCGGAGCTGTGAACGATTCAAACTCCTGTCCGAACATATTGCCGATGAAGGGCTACAGAAATTCTATCGTGAACTAATGATTTCGGAGGCAGGACACTACCGTAATTTTATCGACCTGGCCGAAACCTACCTGCCTGCTGAACGGGTTCGCCAGCGCTGGAAAGAATTTCTGGCTGTCGAAGCTGACATCATGGCCAACCTAGACGTACGGGGTGATCGGATGCACTGA
- the lgt gene encoding prolipoprotein diacylglyceryl transferase translates to MLQYIIWEVNPEIFHIGSFSVRWYGLLFALGFLIGMQIMSYIYKKENKPVADTDTLLIYMVVATILGARIGHFLFYEPDVLLHHPLTVITPPFAGLASHGATIGILTGLWLYSRRKQSRLTNQTFLWVTDRIVIVVALAGACIRFGNLMNSEIVGRPTDVPWAFVFMNNNEYAKIPRHPAQLYESISCLILFFILLWFWNRTKERTPRGSMLGIFLIWVFSLRFFYEYLKENQVAFEDNLPLNMGQWLSIPAVLMGVYFLIRSYRTPVVVSDHETSKPIES, encoded by the coding sequence ATGCTTCAATACATTATTTGGGAGGTCAATCCCGAAATTTTCCACATTGGTTCATTCTCAGTACGTTGGTATGGCTTGCTGTTTGCGTTGGGTTTTCTGATCGGTATGCAGATCATGAGCTATATCTACAAAAAAGAGAATAAGCCTGTTGCCGATACCGACACACTCCTGATTTATATGGTAGTGGCTACTATTCTGGGAGCCCGCATCGGCCATTTCCTCTTTTACGAACCCGACGTATTGCTACATCATCCTTTAACGGTTATTACGCCACCGTTTGCGGGGCTGGCCAGTCATGGAGCTACTATTGGTATTCTGACTGGACTATGGCTGTATTCTCGTCGGAAACAAAGCCGGTTAACCAATCAGACATTTTTGTGGGTAACCGACCGAATCGTTATTGTGGTGGCGCTGGCCGGAGCCTGTATTCGGTTTGGCAACCTCATGAATTCCGAAATTGTAGGCCGTCCAACCGATGTTCCCTGGGCGTTTGTTTTCATGAATAATAATGAATACGCCAAAATTCCGCGCCACCCTGCTCAGTTGTACGAGTCGATTTCGTGTCTGATCCTGTTTTTTATTCTGTTGTGGTTCTGGAATCGGACCAAGGAGCGCACCCCGCGAGGGAGTATGCTGGGTATTTTTCTGATTTGGGTATTTAGCCTGCGATTCTTCTACGAATACCTCAAAGAGAATCAGGTGGCTTTTGAGGATAATTTACCCTTAAATATGGGTCAGTGGTTGAGTATCCCAGCCGTATTGATGGGGGTCTATTTCCTGATTCGCAGCTACCGGACGCCGGTGGTTGTGTCTGATCATGAAACGTCGAAACCGATTGAATCTTAA
- a CDS encoding DUF2911 domain-containing protein, whose amino-acid sequence MKKLIAVVALLLTMVTVARVQAQAPASPKMTAESPDKSIKVVYGQPSKKGRVIFGPEGSSSLEKYGKVWRTGANEATEITFKNDVMFGGKMVKAGTYTLFTIPGEKEWSVILNSQLGQWGAYDYEKIKASDVAMIKVPVSMNKTPIEKLTITPSNSSIAIAWDNMTISVPVLKHGS is encoded by the coding sequence ATGAAAAAACTAATTGCAGTAGTTGCGCTCTTACTGACTATGGTAACAGTGGCTCGTGTTCAGGCCCAGGCACCAGCGAGTCCCAAAATGACTGCCGAAAGCCCTGACAAGAGTATTAAGGTTGTGTATGGTCAGCCATCCAAAAAAGGTCGTGTTATTTTTGGCCCTGAAGGGTCTAGTAGCCTGGAAAAATATGGGAAAGTATGGCGTACCGGTGCAAATGAGGCCACGGAAATTACGTTCAAAAATGATGTGATGTTCGGAGGTAAAATGGTTAAGGCCGGTACTTACACACTATTTACGATTCCGGGTGAGAAAGAATGGAGTGTTATTTTGAACAGTCAGCTCGGTCAGTGGGGGGCGTACGATTATGAAAAAATAAAAGCCAGCGATGTAGCGATGATTAAAGTGCCGGTTTCAATGAATAAAACACCAATCGAAAAACTGACGATCACCCCCTCGAACTCCAGCATTGCCATTGCCTGGGATAACATGACCATCTCGGTGCCAGTTTTGAAACATGGCTCATAA
- a CDS encoding co-chaperone GroES: protein MLGITADNKLKRLIVVGDRVLIKPKDPTDRTSSGLYLPPTVQEKEQVQAGHVIKVGPGYPIPAPTEDEPWKETEEKVKYMPLQAQEGDLAIYLQRNAIDVQYEGEQYVIVPQSSILMLERLEEL, encoded by the coding sequence ATGCTTGGTATCACTGCCGATAATAAATTAAAACGCCTTATTGTTGTAGGCGACCGTGTGCTGATAAAACCTAAAGATCCTACCGACCGTACGAGTAGCGGCCTTTATCTGCCTCCCACAGTTCAGGAAAAAGAACAGGTGCAGGCTGGCCATGTCATAAAAGTGGGCCCAGGCTACCCGATTCCTGCACCTACTGAAGATGAGCCCTGGAAAGAAACAGAGGAGAAAGTAAAATATATGCCTCTTCAGGCGCAGGAAGGTGATCTGGCGATCTATCTGCAACGTAATGCCATCGACGTACAGTACGAAGGGGAGCAATATGTCATTGTTCCTCAATCGTCTATTCTGATGCTGGAGCGCCTGGAGGAGCTGTAA
- the yidD gene encoding membrane protein insertion efficiency factor YidD, giving the protein MTSFLIGLVRVYQAVVSPYFPNACRYTPTCSQYTIEAIRKHGPLRGTWLGLKRIGRCHPWGGHGYDPVP; this is encoded by the coding sequence ATGACATCATTTTTAATTGGTCTGGTCCGAGTGTATCAGGCAGTAGTATCGCCCTATTTCCCTAATGCCTGCCGCTACACACCTACCTGCTCGCAATATACGATTGAAGCCATTCGTAAACATGGCCCCTTACGGGGTACGTGGCTTGGGCTGAAACGCATCGGTCGTTGCCATCCTTGGGGTGGGCACGGTTACGACCCTGTTCCCTGA